One Alcaligenes ammonioxydans DNA segment encodes these proteins:
- a CDS encoding primosomal protein N' has product MTATPDAISASASTGPFWLHVALDVPLEGVFDYQHHEPVQVGQRVIVHFGRRQMIGVVVALPEQPSYPPEQVKAIDQLLDDLPPFPEDWLRMARFASTYYHRPLGEVMMPSLPGPLRKPSAYLGKRSAGGPVLRMAKRKEKKVEPVDSDVLPVLNAEQQAAVDGIVAAKPGSCILLHGVTGSGKTEVYMRVLEHALAAGRQVLFMVPEINLTPQFEQVLRARLARVLPGDVLAVLHSGLSEGERLRSWLRVNSGQARILLGTRLSIFTPMPELGLIIVDEEHDASYKQQDGLRYSARDLAVWRGYDLKVPVVLGSATPSLESWNHARQGRYRLLSLPKRAREVSLPRVRLVDTRHLRLESGFSPQLLEALEACLERGEQSLVFINRRGYAPVLHCASCGWLSQCPRCTVYTVLHRQNGFKHNLQCHHCGYQAPVPRACPDCGDQDLQPMGRGTQRIEEFLGERFPNARLVRIDADSTRLKGSAQQLFEQVHAGEVDIMVGTQMVAKGHDFTRLSVVGVLNADATLFAHDFRAPERLFAQLMQVAGRAGRHTEGADVIIQTGYPEQAVYQSLIRHDYIGFAQSALSERESVGLPPFAYQVLLSAEAPQLADALRLLTQARRLPEDHPNDFPGADQVFLYDPVPLRVLRVAKVERAQLLLESAHRPALQAFVRYWGPQVAQLAKQHKVRITIEVDPLEI; this is encoded by the coding sequence CAGCACCATGAGCCTGTGCAGGTTGGACAACGGGTGATTGTGCATTTTGGGCGGCGGCAGATGATAGGCGTTGTGGTGGCGTTGCCCGAGCAACCTTCCTATCCGCCCGAGCAGGTCAAGGCGATTGATCAACTGCTGGATGACTTGCCTCCTTTCCCGGAGGACTGGTTGCGGATGGCGCGCTTTGCGTCTACCTATTACCACCGTCCTCTGGGTGAGGTCATGATGCCATCCTTGCCGGGGCCCTTGCGCAAACCCTCCGCCTATCTGGGCAAGCGGTCTGCAGGGGGGCCAGTACTGCGCATGGCCAAGCGCAAGGAAAAGAAGGTGGAACCGGTGGACAGCGATGTCCTGCCTGTGCTCAATGCCGAACAGCAAGCTGCGGTGGATGGCATTGTGGCCGCCAAACCCGGTAGCTGCATCTTGCTGCACGGGGTAACGGGTAGCGGTAAAACCGAAGTCTATATGCGGGTGCTGGAACACGCGTTGGCTGCAGGCCGGCAGGTCTTGTTTATGGTGCCTGAAATCAATCTGACGCCCCAGTTCGAGCAAGTCCTGCGCGCCCGTTTGGCGCGCGTCTTACCGGGCGATGTGCTGGCTGTCCTGCATAGTGGCCTGTCCGAAGGTGAACGGCTGCGTTCTTGGTTGCGCGTCAATAGTGGTCAGGCGCGTATTCTGCTGGGAACACGGTTGTCCATCTTTACCCCCATGCCTGAGCTGGGCCTGATTATCGTGGATGAGGAGCACGACGCTTCTTACAAGCAGCAAGATGGCCTGCGTTACTCCGCGCGGGACTTGGCCGTATGGCGTGGTTATGACCTGAAAGTACCGGTGGTGCTGGGTTCAGCGACCCCTTCGCTGGAAAGCTGGAATCACGCCCGGCAAGGGCGTTATCGTCTCTTGAGTCTGCCCAAACGGGCGCGTGAGGTTTCCCTGCCGCGGGTACGGCTGGTCGATACCCGGCATTTGCGTCTGGAGTCCGGTTTTTCGCCGCAACTGTTGGAGGCCCTGGAAGCTTGTCTGGAGCGTGGTGAACAGTCGCTGGTTTTCATTAACCGGCGGGGCTACGCACCTGTGCTGCATTGTGCGTCCTGTGGCTGGCTGTCCCAATGCCCCCGTTGTACGGTTTATACCGTGCTCCATAGGCAAAATGGCTTCAAGCACAATTTGCAATGTCATCACTGCGGCTATCAGGCCCCAGTGCCACGTGCCTGCCCCGATTGTGGCGATCAGGATCTGCAACCCATGGGTCGTGGCACGCAACGGATCGAAGAGTTTCTGGGCGAGCGTTTTCCCAATGCGAGACTGGTGCGTATCGATGCCGACAGCACCCGCTTGAAGGGCAGTGCGCAACAATTGTTCGAGCAGGTGCATGCGGGCGAAGTGGACATTATGGTGGGCACGCAAATGGTGGCCAAAGGTCATGACTTCACGCGTCTGAGCGTAGTCGGTGTACTCAATGCCGATGCCACGCTGTTTGCACATGATTTTCGGGCGCCAGAACGTTTGTTTGCTCAGTTAATGCAGGTTGCGGGTCGGGCTGGCCGTCACACGGAAGGGGCGGATGTCATTATCCAGACGGGCTACCCGGAGCAGGCTGTCTACCAGAGTCTGATCAGGCACGATTACATAGGTTTTGCTCAAAGCGCCCTGAGCGAGCGCGAATCCGTGGGTTTGCCGCCTTTTGCTTATCAGGTGCTGTTGTCAGCCGAGGCGCCACAGTTGGCGGATGCCCTGCGTTTGTTGACCCAGGCGCGTCGCCTGCCCGAAGACCACCCCAATGACTTTCCCGGTGCGGATCAGGTTTTCCTGTACGATCCAGTGCCGTTGCGCGTATTGCGCGTTGCCAAGGTCGAGCGTGCCCAGTTGCTGCTGGAAAGCGCTCATCGTCCGGCTTTGCAGGCCTTTGTGCGCTACTGGGGGCCACAGGTTGCGCAACTGGCCAAACAGCACAAGGTGCGCATTACGATTGAGGTCGACCCCCTCGAGATTTAA
- a CDS encoding UvrD-helicase domain-containing protein encodes MTTSVTTPGHTVPTDLNAMQRQAVLYMDGPCLVLAGAGSGKTRVITQKIAYLLRECGYTGRQVVALTFTNKAAREMNERIRALVDPKLLRGLTVSTFHSLGLRMLREEAQHVGLKPRFSILDANDALAIIQELLATTDKGRLRSVQQEISLWKNALMGPDQAERAANSPSQIEAARIYRDYAATLIAYQSVDFDDLIRLPAQLMQDNQEVCERWQRRVQYLLVDEYQDTNLCQYQLVRSLTGQRNMFTVVGDDDQAIYAWRGATVENLAQLPKDYPELKVIKLEQNYRSVQRILQAANNVIGNNPVVFGKKLWSDLGFGEPIQVHVTDDEQHEADSVAMRISAERFERQAEWRDFAVLYRGNHQARIFEQALRNLRIPYTISGGQSFFDKAEIRDILSYLRIVANEDDDPAFIRAATTPRRGIGQATLQVLGQFAAEQKLSLFAAVSPLALTDRLPERQLEPLRVFAQFIGRIQQRADRVESEQEGHDTAVSELLDELLRAIDYERYLYDMFDERPAQTRWENVLELITWLKSKAADDELSLNDLVQRVALITMLERGEDDDPDAVKLSTLHASKGLEYPHVFLVGVEEGLLPHIGRDDEDIDPDQEADILAQRIQEERRLMYVGITRAQRSLRLSWCKKRRRARENLVRERSRFIDEMKIEDPGAQEDPAQAALSPKQRLDMLKNLLNKS; translated from the coding sequence ATGACTACCTCCGTCACCACACCAGGCCATACCGTCCCCACTGACCTGAACGCCATGCAACGTCAGGCTGTGTTGTATATGGATGGGCCCTGTCTGGTGCTGGCTGGGGCAGGGAGTGGCAAAACACGAGTAATCACGCAGAAAATCGCCTATTTGCTGCGCGAGTGTGGATATACCGGCCGCCAAGTGGTGGCGCTGACTTTCACCAATAAAGCCGCACGTGAAATGAACGAGCGGATTCGCGCCTTGGTGGACCCCAAGCTGCTGCGGGGGCTGACCGTCAGCACGTTCCACTCTCTGGGCCTGCGCATGCTGCGTGAGGAGGCTCAGCACGTGGGTTTGAAGCCGCGCTTTTCCATTCTGGACGCGAATGATGCCCTGGCGATTATTCAGGAGCTGTTGGCCACCACGGACAAAGGGCGCCTCAGATCCGTGCAACAAGAGATCTCCTTGTGGAAGAACGCCTTGATGGGGCCTGACCAGGCAGAGCGTGCCGCGAACTCACCCAGCCAGATAGAAGCGGCCCGCATTTACCGAGACTATGCGGCCACCTTGATTGCCTATCAGTCGGTGGATTTTGATGACCTGATTCGCTTGCCTGCGCAATTGATGCAAGACAATCAGGAAGTGTGCGAACGTTGGCAGCGCCGAGTGCAGTATCTGCTGGTGGACGAGTATCAGGACACCAATCTTTGTCAGTATCAGTTGGTGCGCTCCCTGACAGGGCAGCGCAACATGTTTACAGTGGTCGGCGATGACGATCAGGCGATCTATGCCTGGCGCGGCGCTACCGTGGAGAATCTGGCGCAGTTGCCTAAGGATTATCCCGAGCTGAAAGTCATCAAACTGGAGCAGAACTATCGCTCCGTGCAGCGAATCTTACAGGCAGCCAATAATGTCATTGGCAACAATCCGGTCGTGTTCGGAAAAAAACTGTGGTCCGATCTGGGTTTTGGTGAGCCCATTCAGGTTCATGTCACAGACGACGAGCAGCATGAGGCCGACTCGGTGGCCATGCGTATCTCGGCAGAGCGCTTCGAGCGTCAGGCCGAATGGCGTGATTTTGCGGTGCTGTACCGCGGCAACCACCAGGCCCGGATCTTTGAGCAGGCGCTGCGTAATTTGCGTATTCCTTACACCATCTCCGGCGGGCAAAGCTTTTTCGACAAGGCCGAGATTCGCGACATTCTGTCGTACTTGCGCATTGTGGCTAACGAGGATGATGACCCGGCATTCATCCGGGCGGCCACCACTCCGCGTCGGGGGATAGGGCAAGCCACGTTGCAGGTGCTGGGTCAGTTTGCGGCAGAACAAAAGCTGTCTTTGTTTGCGGCCGTCTCACCACTTGCGCTGACAGATCGCTTGCCCGAGCGGCAGTTGGAGCCTTTACGCGTGTTTGCGCAGTTTATTGGGCGTATTCAGCAACGAGCTGATCGGGTAGAAAGCGAGCAGGAAGGACATGACACGGCTGTCAGCGAGCTGCTGGACGAACTGCTGCGAGCCATCGATTACGAGCGCTATCTCTACGATATGTTCGACGAACGCCCTGCGCAGACCCGTTGGGAAAACGTGCTGGAGCTGATTACCTGGTTGAAGTCCAAAGCGGCAGACGATGAGCTTAGTTTGAATGATCTGGTGCAGCGAGTCGCCCTGATCACCATGCTGGAACGCGGTGAGGACGATGACCCGGATGCGGTCAAATTGTCCACGCTTCATGCTTCCAAGGGGCTGGAGTATCCGCATGTGTTCTTGGTGGGGGTGGAAGAAGGGCTGTTGCCGCACATCGGGCGCGATGACGAGGATATAGACCCGGATCAAGAAGCAGATATTCTGGCCCAGCGTATTCAGGAAGAACGGCGTCTGATGTATGTGGGCATTACCCGTGCACAGCGTAGCTTGCGCTTGAGCTGGTGCAAGAAACGTAGACGTGCGCGTGAGAATCTGGTGCGCGAGCGCTCCCGCTTTATTGATGAGATGAAGATCGAAGACCCCGGTGCGCAGGAAGATCCGGCGCAGGCGGCCTTGAGTCCCAAGCAGCGCCTGGATATGTTGAAGAACTTGTTGAACAAGTCTTGA
- a CDS encoding glutamate synthase subunit beta, translating into MGKTTGFLEFQRLQEAVEAPLKRVKHWKEFVQVLNDEQAGQQAARCMDCGVPFCHNGCPVNNIIPDWNDLVYRQQWKEALDVLHSTNNFPEITGRICPAPCEAACTLNIDRVPVGIKSIEHAIIDKGWAEGWVVPQVPTQKTGKRVAVIGSGPAGLACAQQLARVGHDVTVYEKSDRIGGLMRYGIPDFKLEKYLLDRRIAQMQAEGVQFSPSTYIGQAQDQAAQEPGLTVLSPSELEQRFDAIVLAGGSETPRLLDAPGSQLQGVHPAMDFLRIQNQQVAGSRGAPAISAQGKHVVVIGGGDTGSDCVGTSTRQGAKSVTQFELMPRPPEQENTELTWPYWPMKLRTSSSHEEGCERDWAINTVELQGKNGHVKELRAVRVEWKTDPSTGRMSMNPIAGSEMTFPADLVLLAMGFTAPVRQVLDAFAVEADQRGNVAANTDNYQTSRAKVFAAGDMRRGQSLIVWAIREGRQCARSVDEFLMGSSTLPR; encoded by the coding sequence ATGGGAAAGACGACTGGATTTCTTGAGTTTCAACGTCTGCAAGAAGCCGTGGAAGCTCCTTTAAAGCGGGTCAAGCACTGGAAAGAGTTTGTCCAGGTATTGAATGACGAGCAGGCCGGCCAGCAGGCGGCCCGCTGCATGGATTGCGGTGTGCCCTTCTGCCACAACGGCTGCCCGGTCAACAACATCATTCCCGACTGGAATGATCTGGTGTACCGCCAGCAGTGGAAAGAAGCGCTGGACGTGCTGCACTCCACCAACAACTTTCCGGAAATTACCGGCCGCATCTGCCCCGCTCCCTGCGAGGCCGCCTGTACCTTGAATATTGACCGCGTCCCGGTCGGTATCAAATCCATTGAACACGCCATTATCGACAAAGGCTGGGCAGAAGGCTGGGTGGTTCCCCAAGTGCCCACCCAAAAAACCGGCAAACGCGTCGCTGTCATCGGTTCCGGCCCAGCGGGGCTGGCCTGTGCCCAACAATTGGCGCGCGTAGGCCACGACGTGACGGTGTACGAAAAAAGCGACCGGATTGGAGGCCTGATGCGCTACGGCATTCCCGATTTCAAGCTGGAGAAATACCTGCTGGATCGTCGTATCGCACAAATGCAGGCCGAGGGCGTGCAATTTTCCCCCTCTACCTACATTGGCCAGGCGCAGGACCAAGCTGCCCAGGAGCCCGGCCTGACCGTGCTATCACCCTCCGAACTGGAACAGCGATTTGATGCCATTGTCCTGGCAGGCGGCTCGGAAACCCCGCGCCTACTGGACGCACCCGGCAGCCAACTGCAAGGTGTGCATCCTGCCATGGACTTTCTGCGCATCCAGAACCAGCAGGTGGCCGGTTCGCGCGGCGCACCTGCCATCAGTGCCCAAGGAAAGCATGTGGTGGTCATTGGTGGTGGCGATACCGGCTCGGACTGCGTCGGCACCAGCACACGACAGGGCGCAAAATCCGTCACCCAATTTGAACTGATGCCCCGCCCGCCCGAGCAGGAAAACACGGAACTGACCTGGCCCTACTGGCCCATGAAGCTGCGTACCTCCTCCTCTCACGAGGAAGGCTGCGAGCGCGACTGGGCCATCAACACCGTCGAGTTGCAAGGCAAAAACGGCCATGTCAAAGAACTGCGCGCCGTGCGCGTGGAATGGAAAACCGATCCATCGACAGGCCGCATGAGCATGAACCCTATCGCTGGCTCCGAAATGACCTTCCCAGCCGATCTGGTCTTGCTGGCCATGGGCTTTACCGCGCCCGTGCGGCAAGTGCTGGACGCCTTCGCCGTAGAAGCCGACCAGCGCGGTAATGTTGCGGCCAACACCGACAACTACCAAACCAGCCGCGCCAAAGTCTTTGCCGCCGGCGACATGCGACGCGGCCAGTCCCTGATCGTCTGGGCCATCCGCGAAGGTCGCCAGTGTGCCCGTTCCGTAGACGAGTTCCTGATGGGAAGTTCCACACTGCCCCGCTAA
- a CDS encoding glutamate synthase-related protein, giving the protein MTHSCPPQAQGLYLPANEHDACGVGFIAHIKGQASHAIITQGLKILENLDHRGAVGADPLMGDGAGILIQIPDQLYREEMAAQGVTLPPPGEYGVAMVFLPKETASRLACEQELERAVRAEGQHMLGWRDVPVDSTMPMSPTVKANEPVIRQLFIGRGPDVMVPDALERKLYVIRKTASHAIYRMALAHGQEYFVASASVRTIVYKGLLLADQVGRYYRDLADPRACSALALVHQRFSTNTFPAWPLAHPYRLIAHNGEINTVQGNFNWLRAREGAMESAVLGSDLQKLYPIVYEGQSDTATFDNCLELLVMAGYSLPHAMMIMMPEAWEQHAEMDESRRAFYEYYAAQMEPWDGPAAIAFTDGLQIGALLDRNGLRPARYVITDDDMIVLASEAGTLPIPEHRIVKKWRLQPGKMLLIDLEQGRIIDDAEIKSQLANTHPYKQWIERLRLRLDSLPNVPGVRPQLATRDLLDQQQAFGWTQEDIKVVLLPMASKGEEATGSMGNDAPLAVLSDKAKPFYNYFRQLFAQVTNPPIDPIREQMVMSLVSFIGPKPNLLDINNVNPPLRLEVSQPVLSPADMNQIRRIEAASNGKFRSQELDIIYPSAWGPEGIEASVAALCARAADAVRDGYNILILTDRRCDAEHVAIPALLATSAIHQHLIRIGLRTRTGLVVETGSAREVHHFALLGAYGAEAMHPWLAFESLQHLAQDPVNQIDASQAESYYIKAINKGLYKVMSKMGISTYMSYTGAQIFETIGLSRTLVDKYFVGTSCPVEGIDIFTVAEEALRQHRAAYSKDPVLENQLEAGGEYAVRVRGEAHMWTADTIAKLQHATRSQNYSTYKEYAQLINEQSRRHMTLRGLFELRLDPAKAIPLDEVEPASEIVKRFATGAMSLGSISTEAHAVLAVAMNRIGGKSNTGEGGEDELRYQHEMQHGKSGIRQGDTLASVLGQDRVYADIELQENDSLRSRIKQVASGRFGVSAQYLCSADQIQIKMAQGAKPGEGGQLPGHKVSEYIAKLRYSVPGVGLISPPPHHDIYSIEDLAQLIHDLKNVNPQADISVKLVSKVGVGTVAAGVAKAKADHIVIAGHDGGTGASPLSSIKHAGTPWELGLAETQQTLLLNRLRSRIRVQADGQMKTGRDVVIGALLGADEFGFATAPLVVEGCIMMRKCHLNTCPVGVATQDPVLRRKFKGKPEHVVNYFFFVAEEVRELMAKLGVRRFDDLIGRSDWLDMRSGIEHWKAQGLDFSRLLHKVENEESPRQIATQDHDLEHTLDRQLIERSAVTLNHGTPLSFITPVRNRNRSVGAMLSGVFTKKYGHQGLPDDSLHIQCKGTAGQSFGAFLAQGITLDLVGEANDYVGKGLSGGRIIVRSPNDFRGYGPDHIIVGNTVLYGALAGTAYFNGVAGERFAVRNSGASAVVEGVGDHGCEYMTGGTVVVLGEVGRNFAAGMSGGVAYVWDPQRRLQLRCNPGMVDLEPVLSKAEQEMNSSMAQWHSRSAQSERQTDDAILQTLVQEHFKATGSFQARELLKDWDSARAQFVKVIPREYRRALSELWQSPSTGKATPKSSKTRRSASA; this is encoded by the coding sequence ATGACACACTCCTGTCCCCCCCAAGCCCAAGGCTTGTACCTTCCCGCTAATGAACACGACGCCTGCGGCGTCGGATTTATCGCACACATCAAAGGCCAGGCGAGCCACGCCATCATCACCCAAGGCCTCAAAATCCTGGAAAACCTTGATCACCGCGGCGCAGTCGGCGCTGACCCTCTGATGGGCGACGGTGCAGGCATTCTGATCCAGATCCCCGACCAGTTGTACCGCGAAGAAATGGCCGCCCAGGGCGTGACCCTGCCGCCCCCCGGCGAATATGGCGTTGCCATGGTGTTTCTACCCAAGGAAACCGCGTCCCGTCTGGCCTGTGAGCAGGAGTTGGAGCGAGCCGTACGTGCTGAAGGCCAACACATGCTGGGCTGGCGCGATGTCCCGGTGGACAGCACCATGCCCATGTCGCCGACCGTCAAGGCTAACGAGCCGGTGATTCGCCAGTTGTTTATCGGCCGCGGTCCGGATGTGATGGTGCCGGACGCACTGGAGCGCAAGCTGTATGTGATCCGCAAGACCGCCAGCCATGCCATCTACCGCATGGCCCTGGCCCACGGCCAGGAATATTTTGTGGCCTCCGCCTCGGTGCGTACCATCGTCTACAAAGGCTTGCTGCTCGCCGACCAGGTGGGCCGCTATTATCGCGATCTGGCCGACCCTCGTGCCTGCTCCGCCCTGGCCCTGGTACACCAGCGCTTTTCCACCAATACCTTCCCGGCCTGGCCTCTGGCTCACCCGTACCGCCTGATCGCCCACAATGGCGAGATCAACACGGTTCAAGGCAACTTCAACTGGCTGCGTGCCCGTGAAGGTGCCATGGAATCGGCCGTGCTGGGCTCGGATCTGCAAAAACTCTACCCCATCGTCTACGAAGGCCAGTCGGATACCGCCACCTTCGACAACTGTCTGGAGCTGCTGGTCATGGCTGGCTACTCCCTGCCGCACGCCATGATGATCATGATGCCCGAGGCCTGGGAGCAGCATGCCGAGATGGACGAGAGCCGTCGTGCCTTTTACGAGTACTACGCCGCCCAGATGGAACCGTGGGATGGCCCTGCGGCCATTGCCTTTACCGACGGTCTGCAAATCGGCGCGCTGCTCGATCGCAATGGCCTGCGTCCAGCCCGCTACGTCATCACGGATGACGACATGATTGTGCTGGCCTCCGAAGCCGGTACGCTGCCTATTCCCGAGCATCGCATTGTCAAGAAATGGCGCCTGCAGCCGGGCAAAATGCTGCTGATCGATCTGGAGCAGGGCCGCATTATTGACGATGCCGAAATCAAGTCCCAGTTAGCCAATACGCACCCCTACAAGCAGTGGATTGAACGACTGCGACTGCGCCTGGATTCCCTGCCCAACGTGCCCGGCGTGCGTCCCCAACTGGCGACCCGCGACCTGCTGGATCAGCAACAGGCCTTTGGCTGGACTCAGGAGGACATCAAAGTCGTGTTGTTGCCCATGGCCAGCAAGGGCGAAGAGGCAACCGGCTCCATGGGCAACGATGCGCCCCTGGCCGTGTTATCGGACAAGGCCAAACCCTTCTACAACTACTTCCGGCAACTATTTGCCCAGGTCACCAATCCACCGATCGACCCGATTCGTGAGCAAATGGTGATGTCGCTGGTCTCCTTCATTGGCCCCAAACCCAATTTGCTGGACATCAACAACGTCAACCCGCCGCTGCGTCTGGAAGTATCCCAGCCCGTGCTCAGTCCGGCTGACATGAACCAGATCCGGCGCATTGAAGCGGCCAGCAATGGCAAGTTCCGTAGTCAGGAGCTGGATATCATCTACCCCAGCGCCTGGGGACCAGAGGGCATTGAAGCCAGTGTGGCTGCGCTGTGCGCCCGGGCAGCCGATGCCGTGCGTGACGGCTACAACATCCTGATTCTGACGGATCGCCGCTGCGACGCCGAACATGTGGCCATCCCTGCCCTGCTGGCGACCTCGGCCATCCATCAACACCTGATCCGTATCGGTCTGCGTACCCGCACCGGTCTGGTCGTGGAAACCGGCTCGGCCCGCGAAGTACATCACTTTGCGCTGCTGGGTGCCTATGGCGCCGAAGCCATGCACCCCTGGCTGGCTTTTGAAAGCCTGCAACATCTGGCCCAGGACCCAGTCAACCAGATTGATGCTTCTCAAGCCGAGAGCTACTACATCAAGGCGATCAACAAGGGGCTGTACAAGGTCATGTCCAAAATGGGCATCTCCACCTACATGTCCTACACCGGAGCCCAGATTTTCGAGACTATCGGTCTGTCGCGGACACTGGTAGACAAATACTTTGTGGGCACCTCCTGTCCGGTAGAAGGGATTGATATTTTCACGGTCGCCGAAGAAGCGCTGCGCCAGCATCGCGCCGCCTACAGCAAAGACCCCGTGCTGGAAAACCAGCTGGAAGCCGGTGGCGAGTATGCCGTGCGTGTGCGGGGCGAAGCCCATATGTGGACGGCCGACACCATCGCCAAGCTGCAACACGCCACCCGCAGCCAGAACTACAGCACCTACAAGGAATACGCCCAGCTCATCAACGAGCAAAGCCGCCGTCACATGACACTGCGCGGCTTGTTCGAGCTGCGTCTGGACCCGGCCAAGGCCATTCCCCTGGACGAAGTCGAGCCCGCCAGTGAAATCGTCAAACGTTTTGCAACCGGGGCCATGTCGCTGGGCTCGATCTCCACCGAGGCCCACGCCGTGCTGGCCGTGGCCATGAACCGGATCGGCGGCAAATCCAATACGGGTGAAGGTGGCGAGGATGAACTGCGCTATCAACACGAAATGCAGCATGGCAAAAGTGGCATCCGCCAAGGTGACACGCTGGCCAGCGTATTGGGCCAGGACCGGGTCTATGCCGATATCGAACTGCAGGAAAACGATTCGCTACGCTCACGCATCAAGCAGGTTGCGTCTGGCCGTTTTGGCGTATCAGCCCAGTATCTGTGCAGCGCCGATCAGATCCAGATCAAAATGGCCCAAGGGGCCAAGCCCGGTGAAGGCGGGCAGTTGCCTGGCCATAAAGTGTCCGAGTACATCGCCAAGCTACGTTACTCGGTACCCGGTGTCGGCCTGATTTCGCCTCCACCTCATCACGATATTTACTCCATTGAAGATTTGGCCCAGCTGATTCACGACCTGAAAAACGTGAACCCGCAGGCAGACATCTCCGTGAAGCTGGTATCCAAGGTCGGCGTGGGCACGGTGGCGGCCGGGGTTGCCAAAGCCAAGGCCGATCACATTGTGATTGCCGGTCACGACGGCGGCACCGGTGCCTCGCCGCTGTCCTCCATCAAACATGCCGGCACCCCTTGGGAACTGGGCCTGGCTGAAACCCAGCAGACTCTGCTGCTGAACCGCTTGCGCAGCCGCATCCGCGTGCAAGCCGACGGCCAGATGAAGACCGGCCGCGATGTGGTAATCGGCGCGCTGCTGGGGGCTGACGAGTTTGGCTTTGCCACGGCTCCGCTGGTGGTGGAAGGCTGCATCATGATGCGCAAATGCCACCTGAATACCTGTCCGGTAGGTGTGGCCACCCAAGACCCCGTTTTGCGCCGCAAATTCAAAGGCAAGCCCGAGCACGTGGTGAACTACTTTTTCTTCGTTGCCGAAGAAGTGCGTGAACTGATGGCCAAGCTGGGTGTGCGCCGCTTTGACGATCTGATCGGTCGCAGCGACTGGCTGGATATGCGCAGCGGCATCGAGCACTGGAAAGCCCAGGGTCTGGACTTCTCGCGTCTGCTGCACAAAGTTGAAAACGAGGAGTCGCCCCGTCAGATCGCCACCCAGGATCATGACCTGGAACACACGCTGGATCGCCAACTGATCGAGCGCAGCGCCGTCACCCTGAACCACGGTACGCCACTGTCCTTCATTACCCCGGTACGCAACCGCAACCGCAGTGTGGGCGCCATGCTCTCGGGCGTGTTCACCAAGAAGTACGGCCATCAGGGCCTGCCTGACGACAGCCTGCACATTCAGTGCAAAGGCACGGCGGGCCAGAGCTTTGGCGCTTTCCTGGCACAGGGCATCACCCTGGATCTGGTGGGCGAGGCCAATGACTACGTAGGCAAGGGCTTGTCCGGTGGACGCATTATCGTGCGCTCGCCCAACGACTTTCGTGGTTACGGTCCGGATCACATCATCGTGGGCAACACCGTCCTGTACGGCGCCCTGGCCGGTACGGCTTACTTTAATGGCGTCGCTGGCGAGCGCTTTGCCGTCCGCAATTCCGGTGCCAGTGCCGTCGTGGAAGGGGTAGGCGATCACGGCTGCGAATACATGACCGGCGGCACCGTGGTGGTGCTGGGCGAAGTGGGACGCAACTTTGCTGCCGGCATGTCCGGGGGCGTGGCCTATGTGTGGGACCCGCAACGTCGTCTGCAACTACGCTGCAACCCGGGCATGGTGGATCTGGAGCCAGTCCTGAGCAAGGCCGAGCAAGAAATGAACAGCAGCATGGCCCAATGGCACAGCCGCAGCGCCCAGAGCGAGCGTCAGACCGACGATGCCATCTTGCAAACGCTGGTCCAGGAACACTTCAAGGCCACGGGCAGCTTCCAGGCCCGCGAATTGCTGAAAGACTGGGACAGCGCCCGCGCACAGTTCGTCAAGGTCATTCCACGCGAATACCGTCGTGCCCTGAGCGAATTGTGGCAAAGCCCGTCAACGGGCAAGGCGACCCCCAAAAGCAGTAAAACCCGCCGTTCGGCTTCGGCCTGA
- a CDS encoding enoyl-CoA hydratase/isomerase family protein: protein MIRTHDAGPWLEVILDRPERRNALTGPMYEELAEIIDQADQNRQYRALILTGAGEHFCAGNDISDLATVRNTTEPPPITFLRSLVKADIPLIVAVEGHAVGIGVTLLLHADFVYAARDARLRMPFTALGLCPEGASSHLLAQYVGQRRANEWLLLSQGFSAEQALQDGLLTELTDHGNSLEAARACAHALAEQPPIALRTSKRLLREPQREILLDVLERERKLFSQLLEGEEALHILGQMRQNRSEK from the coding sequence ATGATACGCACTCATGACGCCGGTCCTTGGCTGGAAGTCATTCTGGACCGACCGGAGCGACGCAATGCCCTGACCGGCCCCATGTACGAAGAGCTGGCCGAGATCATCGACCAGGCCGATCAGAACCGACAATATCGCGCCCTGATTCTGACCGGCGCGGGCGAACATTTCTGCGCGGGCAACGACATTTCCGATCTGGCCACGGTACGCAACACCACCGAGCCGCCGCCGATCACCTTCTTGCGCAGTCTGGTCAAGGCCGATATTCCTCTGATTGTGGCCGTGGAAGGTCATGCCGTGGGCATTGGGGTCACCTTGCTGCTGCACGCGGACTTTGTCTATGCGGCCCGCGACGCTCGCTTGCGCATGCCGTTTACCGCCCTGGGACTATGCCCGGAAGGGGCGTCCAGCCACCTGCTGGCCCAATACGTAGGACAGCGCCGTGCCAATGAATGGCTGCTGCTATCGCAAGGCTTCAGTGCCGAGCAGGCCCTGCAAGACGGCCTGCTCACCGAGCTGACCGACCACGGCAACAGCCTGGAAGCTGCCCGTGCCTGCGCCCATGCACTGGCCGAGCAGCCGCCCATTGCCTTGCGCACCAGCAAACGCTTGTTGCGCGAGCCCCAGCGCGAGATTTTGCTGGACGTGCTGGAGCGGGAACGCAAACTGTTTTCCCAACTGCTGGAAGGCGAGGAGGCCTTGCACATCCTGGGGCAAATGCGCCAGAACCGCAGCGAAAAGTAG